A genomic region of Caenorhabditis elegans chromosome V contains the following coding sequences:
- the djr-1.2 gene encoding Glutathione-independent glyoxalase DJR-1.2 (Confirmed by transcript evidence), translating to MAAQKSALILLPPEDAEEIEVIVTGDVLVRGGLQVLYAGSSTEPVKCAKGARIVPDVALKDVKNKTFDIIIIPGGPGCSKLAECPVIGELLKTQVKSGGLIGAICAGPTVLLAHGIVAERVTCHYTVKDKMTEGGYKYLDDNVVISDRVITSKGPGTAFEFALKIVETLEGPEKTNSLLKPLCLAK from the exons atggctGCCCAAAAGAGTGCTTTGATCCTTTTGCCACCAGAAGACGCCGAAGAAATCGAGGTTATTGTGACCGGAGATGTGTTGGTCCGTGGAGGTTTACAAGTTCTATATGCTGGAAGTAGTACTGAACct GTCAAATGTGCCAAAGGAGCTCGTATTGTTCCGGACGTAGCTCTCAAGGATGTGAAGAACAAGACATTCGACATCATAATTATCCCAGGTGGACCCGGATGTAGCAAACTGGCAGAGTGCCCAGTTATCGGTGAATTGCTGAAGACCCAAGTCAAATCTGGAGGTCTAATTGGTGCAATTTGCGCCGGTCCAACAGTTCTTCTTGCGCATGGAATTGTGGCAGAGCGTGTCACTTGTCACTATACTGTCAAGGATAAAATGACAGAAGGAG gCTACAAATATTTGGATGACAACGTTGTTATCAGCGACAGAGTTATCACTTCTAAAGGACCTGGAACTGCTTTCGAGTTTGCTTTGAAAATCGTCGAAACACTGGAGGGACCGGAAAAAACCAATAGTCTTTTGAAGCCACTGTGTTTGGCAAAGTAG